A genomic window from Marivivens aquimaris includes:
- a CDS encoding LysR family transcriptional regulator, protein MNQIRYFLAVCQHRNFTHAASASNVSQPSLTTAIKKLEHELGGDLFVRDRAGCRLTALGKLMQPRLQKAHDETQAAKAEAVRHTRLERVPVSVGVGETIGHNRISAAVERFRTRLPQAEIELIVASASKLLAGLREGEFDVVVTAATVSEDLYRIDQLYDESYKVVVSKSHPLSERDAVSLSTLAETDMLDRLNCEMRDALHGACADQGLELYAAYRSNRVDWLVELARQGLGAVILPTTAIPADSGLVSIPIDGPEISRTVSALRYRHQTTRPETNDLIREIARV, encoded by the coding sequence ATGAACCAGATCAGGTATTTTTTGGCTGTCTGCCAGCATCGCAACTTCACCCATGCCGCCAGCGCCTCAAATGTTTCCCAACCGTCCCTGACGACCGCGATCAAGAAGCTTGAACACGAGCTCGGGGGTGATCTGTTTGTCAGGGACCGCGCGGGATGCAGGTTGACGGCACTCGGAAAACTCATGCAGCCAAGGCTACAGAAAGCGCATGACGAAACGCAGGCAGCCAAGGCAGAAGCCGTCCGCCACACGCGACTAGAGCGGGTTCCTGTTTCTGTCGGTGTTGGCGAAACGATCGGTCACAACCGGATTTCAGCCGCCGTGGAACGCTTCCGTACACGATTGCCGCAAGCCGAAATAGAGTTGATCGTGGCGTCGGCCTCCAAGCTTCTGGCCGGATTGCGAGAGGGTGAATTTGACGTCGTAGTCACAGCGGCGACGGTCAGTGAAGACCTCTATCGAATAGACCAGCTCTATGACGAGTCCTACAAGGTTGTGGTGTCCAAGTCGCACCCGTTGTCTGAACGAGACGCTGTTTCTCTTTCGACACTCGCTGAAACTGACATGCTCGATCGACTCAATTGCGAAATGCGGGATGCGCTGCATGGGGCATGTGCAGACCAAGGTCTCGAACTCTACGCGGCCTATCGGTCAAATCGCGTGGATTGGTTAGTCGAACTCGCGCGGCAGGGATTAGGCGCGGTGATTTTGCCAACCACGGCAATTCCGGCAGACAGTGGCCTCGTTTCGATACCCATCGACGGCCCTGAAATTTCGCGAACTGTATCTGCTCTTCGTTATCGGCACCAAACGACGAGACCAGAGACAAATGATCTGATCCGTGAGATTGCGCGTGTGTAG